In Luteibacter mycovicinus, a genomic segment contains:
- a CDS encoding AAA family ATPase, with protein sequence MTPRITSITATDFRSIRGSVTIPMDSPVVLIHGRNGAGKTSLLTAMELGLTGNLASLSRLDPRLREHLVHKEAASMKASVSIGVHGLGVDFPAGHFDIHGHELGGKPALGPLLTKHFSERCYLAQSTLTRLLEFYEDKAVNGSALTRFVKELLGLDALEALIDGLHNAGDVRRLRGHAVSFWDMREQLPSLDDELSRLAEELTAAEGQAAQLTQTAGQRLAPHWPEVAGLSAQAILDLLKDQSQEPELQRLTQLRRELNDTISQSQRVVSVISADKREAVETAASAADAALRGWMDTSGKRMTELFDRLGGYFSDLPSPIQNRPEYALAYAHRAIAAEVTRCQQVQDTDQAAQKQVSTLRTDRQGLTRRLEEIDKQIVQHSREAGQLAQALSALVPHVHTEECPVCSRDFGEVSSSPLLGHLTARIASLTQSAGLLSALSQDRANTVNAVADRDRDIGSAQAQVLTAEARAEYGQRLATLKQALQALSALEVEAKAGETLFGQAANAAQALVSARAGDQQSAAIRDSAGRFATVLCMDSIGASESLQAALQRFLAEVTARLARLTAKESARRDGEAALRELLLKQKNIEAIKLQQQKRRTAHRGLNAAKEAGERAMEQARELLKLAQVERSRVVGQVFNDSLNAAWRDLFVRLAPDEPFIPAFALPKATKGDVEAKLETHYRDGSRGGNPRAMLSAGNLNTAALTLFLALHLSVKPQLPWLIIDDPVQSMDEVHISQFAALLRTLSKQHGRQVIIAVHEKPLFDYLCLELSPAFEGDRLITVELGRTANGDSVANTSVRDWKQDRAIAA encoded by the coding sequence ATGACGCCGCGCATCACGTCAATCACGGCTACCGACTTCCGCAGTATTCGTGGGAGCGTCACGATCCCGATGGATAGCCCTGTTGTGCTGATCCATGGCCGTAATGGCGCTGGTAAGACCAGCTTATTGACGGCAATGGAACTTGGCCTGACTGGCAATCTGGCGTCGCTATCTCGGCTGGATCCGCGGCTTCGTGAGCATCTGGTCCACAAGGAGGCGGCGTCCATGAAGGCATCGGTGTCGATCGGCGTCCACGGGCTTGGTGTCGACTTTCCGGCAGGTCATTTCGACATCCATGGCCACGAGCTCGGTGGCAAGCCGGCGCTGGGTCCCCTGCTGACCAAGCACTTCTCGGAGCGCTGCTACCTGGCGCAATCTACGCTGACGAGACTACTGGAGTTCTACGAGGACAAGGCGGTAAATGGTTCGGCGCTGACGCGATTCGTCAAGGAGTTGCTGGGGCTGGATGCGCTAGAAGCGCTCATTGACGGCCTGCACAATGCCGGTGACGTTCGCCGGCTCCGCGGCCATGCCGTAAGTTTCTGGGACATGCGCGAGCAGCTCCCGAGTTTGGATGACGAATTGAGCCGCCTGGCTGAAGAACTCACTGCCGCCGAGGGCCAGGCGGCGCAGCTCACGCAGACGGCGGGTCAACGACTTGCACCACACTGGCCAGAAGTTGCCGGCCTCTCGGCACAGGCGATACTTGACCTGTTGAAGGACCAGTCGCAGGAACCTGAGCTACAACGCCTGACGCAGCTCAGGCGGGAGCTCAATGACACGATCTCGCAGAGCCAGAGGGTGGTATCCGTCATTTCTGCCGACAAGCGCGAGGCCGTCGAAACGGCCGCCAGTGCCGCCGACGCGGCACTGCGTGGCTGGATGGACACCAGTGGCAAGCGCATGACGGAGCTGTTCGATAGGCTCGGTGGCTACTTCTCTGATCTGCCATCGCCCATTCAAAATCGCCCCGAATACGCCCTCGCCTATGCCCATCGAGCCATTGCCGCTGAGGTGACGAGATGCCAGCAGGTTCAGGACACGGATCAAGCTGCACAAAAGCAGGTTTCAACCCTTCGGACGGACCGGCAAGGCCTCACTAGGCGGCTGGAAGAGATCGACAAGCAGATCGTGCAGCATTCGCGCGAGGCAGGCCAGCTTGCGCAGGCGCTGTCTGCCTTGGTTCCCCATGTGCACACGGAAGAATGCCCTGTCTGTAGTCGGGACTTCGGTGAGGTTTCATCGTCGCCGTTGCTGGGTCATCTCACCGCACGGATTGCGTCCCTGACCCAGTCGGCGGGCCTTCTCTCGGCGTTGTCGCAGGACCGCGCGAACACGGTGAACGCCGTCGCGGACAGAGATAGAGATATCGGTAGCGCTCAAGCACAAGTACTCACAGCCGAAGCGAGAGCGGAATACGGCCAAAGGCTTGCAACCCTTAAGCAGGCCTTGCAGGCTTTGTCTGCCCTGGAAGTGGAAGCCAAGGCTGGCGAAACCCTGTTTGGGCAAGCTGCCAACGCCGCGCAAGCCCTGGTATCGGCTCGCGCCGGCGATCAGCAATCGGCAGCAATTCGTGACTCTGCTGGCCGGTTTGCCACTGTGCTCTGCATGGATTCCATTGGGGCCAGCGAGTCTCTGCAAGCGGCGCTGCAGCGGTTCTTGGCTGAAGTCACTGCTCGGCTGGCGCGGTTGACGGCAAAAGAGTCGGCTCGCCGCGATGGCGAGGCGGCGCTGAGGGAACTGCTTTTGAAGCAGAAAAATATTGAAGCCATCAAGCTACAGCAGCAGAAGCGCAGAACTGCTCATCGAGGCCTGAATGCGGCGAAGGAAGCGGGGGAGCGCGCGATGGAACAAGCCCGCGAGCTTCTCAAGCTCGCTCAGGTCGAGCGTTCCCGTGTTGTTGGACAAGTGTTCAACGATTCCTTGAATGCGGCATGGCGAGACCTCTTCGTTCGCCTGGCACCGGACGAGCCTTTCATCCCCGCCTTCGCTTTGCCCAAGGCGACGAAGGGCGACGTCGAAGCGAAGCTGGAAACCCACTACCGAGACGGTAGTAGGGGCGGGAATCCAAGGGCCATGCTCAGCGCCGGGAATCTCAACACGGCCGCACTAACGCTGTTCCTTGCGCTACACCTGTCTGTGAAGCCGCAGCTGCCGTGGTTAATCATCGACGACCCGGTGCAAAGCATGGACGAGGTTCACATCTCGCAGTTCGCTGCGCTGTTGCGGACACTGTCCAAGCAGCATGGACGCCAGGTGATCATTGCTGTGCACGAAAAACCCCTATTTGACTACCTCTGCCTTGAGCTCAGCCCAGCGTTCGAAGGGGACCGATTGATCACTGTAGAGCTAGGGCGTACGGCCAATGGAGACTCGGTAGCGAACACTTCGGTTAGAGACTGGAAACAAGACCGGGCGATTGCAGCGTAG
- a CDS encoding SIR2 family protein gives MAAFDISVRDTLKLLDGSFEPFAAGVSNGLYAFWLGSGISFGRAPSLLVLVGKVVEFVRSRIDHADPNCKFTITLREILTLASASADELTRSKFDEPFAAWPDRDAIAKRLVNNYSKLLGLTVDGEDMDYLLWNVIDVGATFADPAMIPDVEHLCLAALSLEGAAPEMLSANWDPLIERAVSTLTDGNVALSPTVVARPADLQLPRNKTRLIKFHGCAVKAQGDPGQYRQWLVASHDQVAAFCTQADNQGLVTALTHIVGSKRTLMLGLSAQDANIQGIFNKAANELTWQLGEPPPSYVFSEQELGMDQRSLLKNVYREQITPANLKAVFEAARIQAYAKRLLVALLLDVWSRKLQALALLAPGLLPPAERQHLCDGIAVLRNHLADAALPDLDFIDALLDRFGRACKLLRDGQIERPNVRFEPITNDVVAALSGNPALGALGLREAAVALGLVGMGLNRYDWTVEPETLDRESGVLAVTGKGVATARTKVYLTASAAGAALLRSEGHLIEADSPLLIQSQKLVIPMTRSPRGASGRTGLPKAREVSISALLQTYATADELYEAFRQELAL, from the coding sequence ATGGCCGCATTTGACATCAGTGTGCGGGACACGCTCAAGCTGCTTGATGGCTCGTTCGAGCCCTTCGCTGCCGGCGTGTCAAACGGGCTTTACGCATTCTGGTTGGGTTCCGGCATATCATTCGGACGCGCGCCCAGTCTGCTCGTCCTCGTCGGCAAAGTCGTCGAGTTCGTACGCTCGCGTATTGATCATGCAGATCCCAACTGCAAGTTCACCATTACGTTGCGAGAGATTCTCACCCTTGCCAGCGCCTCAGCGGACGAGCTGACGCGCTCAAAGTTCGATGAGCCCTTTGCCGCTTGGCCGGATCGGGACGCCATCGCTAAGCGCCTGGTCAATAACTATTCCAAGCTGCTCGGGCTCACCGTCGATGGTGAGGACATGGACTATCTCTTGTGGAACGTCATAGACGTCGGCGCCACATTCGCAGACCCTGCGATGATCCCTGACGTGGAGCATCTCTGCCTCGCGGCCTTAAGTTTGGAGGGCGCAGCGCCTGAGATGCTTTCAGCCAACTGGGACCCGCTGATCGAGAGAGCCGTGTCTACCCTGACAGACGGCAATGTAGCGCTGAGTCCGACGGTTGTCGCACGTCCCGCCGACCTTCAACTGCCCCGCAATAAGACCCGCCTGATCAAGTTCCATGGCTGTGCTGTCAAAGCTCAAGGTGACCCGGGCCAGTACCGCCAATGGTTGGTGGCGTCACACGATCAGGTCGCCGCGTTTTGCACCCAGGCGGACAACCAGGGGCTCGTGACAGCATTGACGCATATCGTCGGCAGCAAGCGCACACTGATGCTGGGCCTCTCGGCCCAGGACGCCAATATTCAAGGGATCTTTAATAAGGCGGCCAACGAGTTGACGTGGCAGCTTGGTGAACCTCCTCCGAGCTACGTGTTCTCGGAGCAAGAGCTGGGCATGGACCAGCGATCGCTCCTGAAGAACGTCTACCGCGAACAAATCACCCCAGCAAACCTGAAGGCGGTCTTTGAGGCGGCGCGCATCCAAGCGTACGCAAAGCGGTTACTTGTCGCGCTGCTGCTGGATGTGTGGTCTAGAAAGCTGCAGGCGTTGGCCCTTCTCGCGCCCGGCCTGCTTCCGCCGGCAGAACGTCAACACCTTTGCGACGGCATTGCGGTGCTTCGCAACCACCTGGCAGATGCAGCGTTGCCGGACCTCGATTTCATCGATGCTCTCCTTGACCGGTTCGGCCGTGCCTGCAAGTTGCTGCGCGACGGCCAAATCGAACGCCCCAATGTCAGGTTTGAGCCGATCACGAATGACGTTGTGGCGGCCCTCTCAGGCAATCCCGCCCTGGGGGCCCTCGGGTTGCGCGAGGCAGCCGTTGCGCTTGGCCTGGTGGGGATGGGCTTGAACCGCTATGACTGGACAGTGGAACCGGAGACTCTGGACAGGGAATCTGGTGTGCTGGCAGTCACCGGAAAAGGTGTAGCGACGGCTCGCACCAAGGTGTACCTTACGGCCAGCGCGGCAGGCGCCGCGCTGCTCCGGAGCGAGGGCCACCTGATCGAGGCAGATAGCCCCCTGTTGATCCAGTCTCAGAAGCTGGTAATACCAATGACACGATCCCCGAGGGGAGCATCGGGGCGAACTGGGCTGCCGAAAGCGCGCGAAGTCAGCATATCTGCCTTGCTGCAAACCTACGCCACCGCTGACGAGCTCTATGAAGCATTCCGACAGGAGCTCGCGCTATGA
- a CDS encoding nuclear transport factor 2 family protein gives MWKAMNRGSRISLALCIALTSAAHAQSLPPDPQIVRTLRHNDELLLEAIHRGDRETWRRLTTSDFMYVEEGHVLRRAEFLSELAEDGYKALIIVDYEAQQIGDTVQVFHRDDVPQRAGKQSTKDSHLLMTETWQRVDGEWRLRLVHTDRIRRNPPAIALNPQDIDPWVGTYRNGDATYRIERHGLKISGQRSGKQPEILEAEARDVLFQPDNLYVRKVVQRDAGGKVTGFVDRDENSDRLWTRVDR, from the coding sequence GTGTGGAAAGCGATGAATCGTGGCTCCAGGATATCCCTTGCTCTCTGCATCGCGCTCACCAGCGCCGCTCACGCCCAGTCGCTTCCGCCGGATCCCCAGATTGTCAGGACATTGCGTCACAACGACGAGCTGCTTCTCGAAGCTATCCACCGTGGCGATCGGGAGACATGGCGCCGGTTGACGACGTCCGACTTCATGTACGTCGAAGAGGGTCACGTCTTGCGTCGCGCCGAGTTCCTGAGTGAGCTCGCCGAAGATGGCTACAAGGCGCTGATCATCGTGGATTACGAAGCCCAGCAGATCGGCGATACGGTGCAGGTCTTCCATCGCGACGATGTTCCACAGAGGGCGGGCAAGCAGTCGACGAAGGACTCGCATCTGTTGATGACCGAGACCTGGCAACGCGTCGACGGAGAATGGCGGCTGCGCCTCGTGCATACCGATCGGATACGCCGGAATCCTCCGGCAATCGCGCTTAACCCGCAGGATATCGATCCATGGGTCGGGACGTATCGGAACGGCGACGCGACATACCGGATTGAACGGCATGGCCTGAAAATCTCAGGGCAACGCTCCGGCAAGCAACCCGAGATCCTCGAGGCCGAAGCCCGCGACGTGCTGTTCCAGCCAGACAACCTCTACGTCCGAAAGGTCGTGCAACGTGATGCAGGAGGTAAGGTCACCGGCTTCGTGGACCGTGACGAGAATTCCGATCGGCTCTGGACGCGCGTCGACCGGTAA
- a CDS encoding MerR family transcriptional regulator, which yields MTIGALAKESGASLRSIRHYDDNGLLTSARALNGYRLFSRAAVTQVRQIQRLIAAGFSLAEIRGFPDCMRMIEGAAACPETSDVQRRRLASIERQIAELERRRAELRGMLSEGV from the coding sequence ATGACCATCGGCGCGCTCGCGAAGGAAAGCGGCGCAAGCTTGCGTTCGATCCGACATTACGATGACAACGGGCTCCTGACCTCCGCTCGTGCGCTGAATGGCTACCGCCTGTTTTCCCGGGCTGCCGTGACCCAGGTCCGGCAGATCCAGCGCCTGATCGCCGCGGGATTCAGTCTGGCCGAGATTCGCGGATTTCCGGACTGCATGCGCATGATCGAAGGTGCCGCGGCCTGTCCGGAAACCAGTGACGTGCAACGCCGGCGGCTCGCTTCCATCGAGCGCCAGATCGCAGAACTGGAGCGGCGACGGGCCGAACTGCGCGGGATGCTGTCCGAAGGTGTCTAG
- a CDS encoding alpha/beta fold hydrolase: MCLSRFYRAFGALLIVFAMLAGSPAAHAENKAYTVAASDGVVLAVQETGDPAGPPVVLIHGLLGSRLNWEKQLQDPRMRHYRLITYDLRGHGLSGKPTDPDAYRDGRRWADDLAAVIETTGAHKPVLVGWSLGGAVISNYLATHGDGDVAGAVYVDGVIELKPDQITAHPEVYRDMTSTDLKTRLDGERAFLRLCFHEEPDATTFSRLLANAALASWEMQRAVPSMTVDAAEGLRKAKIPLLLIYGEHDALVMPGPSIARAKAINPRIQSKLYAASGHAPFLEEPERFNRDLSAFVRAVTLPRAQTQGHN, translated from the coding sequence ATGTGTCTGTCGAGGTTCTATCGCGCGTTCGGTGCGCTGCTGATCGTCTTTGCGATGCTGGCGGGGTCGCCGGCGGCGCATGCGGAAAACAAGGCGTACACCGTCGCCGCCTCCGATGGCGTCGTGCTCGCCGTGCAGGAAACCGGCGATCCTGCCGGTCCTCCGGTCGTCCTGATCCATGGCCTGCTCGGAAGCCGGCTCAACTGGGAAAAGCAGTTGCAGGATCCTCGCATGCGCCATTACCGGCTGATCACGTATGACCTGCGTGGGCATGGCCTGTCCGGCAAGCCCACGGATCCCGACGCCTACCGCGATGGACGGCGCTGGGCCGATGATCTGGCTGCGGTCATCGAAACGACAGGAGCACATAAGCCCGTGCTCGTAGGATGGTCGTTAGGCGGTGCGGTCATCTCGAATTATCTGGCGACCCATGGCGACGGCGACGTCGCCGGCGCGGTCTATGTCGACGGCGTGATCGAGTTGAAGCCCGACCAGATCACGGCCCACCCGGAGGTTTATCGCGACATGACCTCCACCGACCTGAAGACCCGCCTGGACGGGGAACGCGCATTCCTCAGGTTGTGCTTCCACGAAGAACCGGACGCGACCACGTTCTCGCGCCTGTTGGCGAATGCGGCGCTCGCTTCCTGGGAGATGCAGCGGGCCGTGCCATCGATGACGGTCGATGCGGCCGAAGGACTGAGGAAGGCAAAGATCCCGCTGCTGCTCATCTATGGCGAACACGATGCCCTGGTCATGCCGGGGCCGAGCATCGCGAGGGCGAAAGCCATCAACCCGCGGATTCAGAGCAAGCTCTACGCCGCATCCGGCCACGCACCGTTCCTTGAGGAGCCCGAGCGCTTCAATCGCGATCTGTCGGCCTTTGTTCGCGCGGTCACACTGCCTCGCGCGCAGACCCAGGGGCACAACTGA
- a CDS encoding Gfo/Idh/MocA family protein codes for MTDEPKIEKAQPTRTSETSAGHAGNVNTSRRSFIAGTAMAATGLLILPRHVLGGPRHTAPSDRLNIAGIGVGGMGAANMRALAGENIVALCDVDWGYTDTSFRKMFAGVGELQARLARAPTAAKRKELEDRIAQTKLLSGKFDSIKRYTDYRKMLEQQKDIDAVVIATPDHLHAVIASAAMSLGKHVYVQKPLTWSIFEAREMARKARENPKIVTQMGNQGHSTDDTRLIHEYIDAGAIGEVREVHAWTNRPLGYWPQGVPRPRAVPKPDDASWDMDAVNSRLANAMAGNYPMPKGLEWDLFLGPGPVIEYHPLYHPFNWRGWTDWGVGAIGDMGAHLIDSPFWSLDLGFPTSVETVSTPFNHESYPTATMTYYDFPARGDKPPVRLTWYDGALLPPGLEALGAGQMHDGGVLYVGDKGKLVHETYGDNPRLLPHSLQESVGTPPRKFARIETSHEMNWVDACKGKGETTSPFEYAARLTEVMLLGVVSLRAGGRIEYDAQNMRVANIADANQFLRRDYRAGWSL; via the coding sequence ATGACTGACGAACCAAAGATCGAGAAAGCGCAGCCCACCCGCACCTCCGAGACGAGCGCGGGCCATGCGGGCAACGTCAACACGTCGCGCCGCAGCTTCATCGCCGGCACGGCCATGGCGGCGACCGGGCTGCTGATCCTGCCCCGCCATGTCCTCGGCGGTCCTCGCCATACCGCACCCAGCGACCGGCTGAATATCGCTGGCATCGGCGTCGGTGGGATGGGCGCCGCCAACATGCGCGCCCTGGCCGGCGAAAACATCGTCGCCCTGTGCGACGTCGACTGGGGCTATACGGATACATCCTTCCGCAAGATGTTCGCCGGGGTGGGCGAACTCCAGGCCCGGCTTGCCAGGGCGCCGACCGCTGCCAAGCGCAAGGAACTGGAGGACCGGATCGCGCAGACGAAGCTGCTGTCCGGCAAGTTCGATTCCATCAAGCGCTACACCGATTACCGCAAGATGCTCGAGCAGCAGAAGGATATCGATGCGGTGGTCATCGCCACACCCGATCACCTGCACGCGGTGATCGCCAGCGCGGCCATGAGCCTGGGCAAACACGTCTACGTACAGAAGCCGCTCACCTGGTCCATCTTCGAAGCCCGCGAAATGGCGCGCAAAGCACGGGAAAACCCGAAGATCGTCACGCAGATGGGCAACCAGGGCCATTCCACCGACGACACCCGCCTGATCCACGAATACATCGACGCCGGCGCGATCGGCGAGGTGCGCGAGGTGCACGCATGGACGAACCGGCCGCTCGGCTACTGGCCTCAGGGCGTGCCACGTCCGCGCGCCGTACCGAAGCCCGACGACGCAAGCTGGGACATGGATGCGGTGAACAGCCGCCTTGCCAATGCCATGGCCGGCAACTATCCCATGCCGAAAGGTCTGGAGTGGGACCTGTTTCTGGGCCCGGGCCCTGTCATCGAGTACCACCCGCTCTATCACCCATTCAACTGGCGCGGCTGGACGGACTGGGGCGTGGGTGCGATCGGCGACATGGGCGCGCACCTGATCGATTCGCCGTTCTGGTCGCTCGACCTCGGCTTCCCGACCTCGGTGGAAACGGTCTCGACTCCTTTCAACCACGAGTCGTACCCCACCGCGACGATGACGTACTACGACTTCCCGGCTCGCGGCGACAAGCCGCCCGTCCGGCTCACGTGGTACGACGGTGCGCTCCTGCCGCCGGGACTGGAGGCGCTGGGGGCAGGGCAGATGCACGATGGTGGCGTGCTGTACGTGGGTGACAAGGGCAAGCTGGTGCACGAAACCTACGGCGACAATCCGCGCCTGCTACCGCACTCGCTGCAGGAGTCGGTGGGTACCCCGCCGCGGAAATTCGCCCGCATCGAAACCTCGCACGAAATGAACTGGGTGGACGCCTGCAAGGGCAAGGGGGAGACGACGTCGCCTTTCGAATACGCCGCGCGGCTGACGGAAGTGATGTTGCTGGGCGTCGTGTCGCTGCGAGCGGGTGGGCGCATCGAATACGATGCGCAGAATATGCGGGTCGCCAATATAGCGGACGCGAATCAGTTCCTGCGGCGGGATTACCGGGCAGGGTGGTCGTTGTGA
- a CDS encoding LacI family DNA-binding transcriptional regulator — protein sequence MSADETKRKGKRAAPAKEALADVAPRPARVRTVKEIAAIAEVSVATVSRALQRPELVSEETRLRIHEVVRRLGYTPNALARNLRTARTRLIIALLPDIANPFFSEVIRGIEQVAYEKGYSVLLGETQSSLVREQAYADMVAARQADGIITMFHRVPAIPMDGRLPLVNACEYVKDSAISSVYVDNAGAAAAAVEYLVTLGHRDIAFIAGPGSSPICVDREEGYHLALKRAKIVADPALTAVGDFSIEAGERAVEMFLSQGRSFSAVFCSNDEMAIGAMRALTAAGLRIPEDVSVVGFDDIRFSRYTSPPLTTVSQPKNALGREAMTMLIEILNDPQVPPRKRVLSADLVVRGSTGPRRDR from the coding sequence GTGAGTGCCGACGAAACAAAGCGGAAAGGGAAACGGGCCGCTCCGGCCAAGGAGGCGCTCGCCGATGTTGCGCCGCGTCCTGCACGCGTGCGTACGGTGAAGGAGATCGCGGCCATTGCGGAAGTTTCCGTTGCAACTGTCTCTCGCGCGCTACAGCGTCCCGAGTTGGTCAGCGAAGAGACGAGGCTGCGCATCCACGAGGTGGTCAGGCGGCTCGGCTATACACCGAACGCTCTTGCGCGCAATCTGCGCACGGCCCGGACACGCCTGATCATCGCGTTGCTCCCGGACATCGCCAACCCGTTCTTCTCGGAAGTGATCCGAGGCATCGAGCAGGTGGCGTACGAAAAGGGTTACTCCGTCCTCCTGGGCGAGACGCAGAGCAGCCTGGTGCGGGAACAGGCGTATGCCGACATGGTCGCGGCGCGCCAGGCGGACGGCATCATCACCATGTTCCATCGCGTGCCGGCCATTCCGATGGACGGCCGCCTGCCGCTCGTCAATGCTTGCGAGTACGTCAAGGACAGCGCTATTTCGAGCGTCTATGTGGACAACGCCGGCGCGGCCGCCGCGGCCGTCGAGTACCTCGTGACACTGGGCCATCGCGATATCGCGTTCATCGCCGGCCCCGGCTCCAGCCCCATCTGCGTCGACCGCGAAGAGGGCTACCATCTCGCCCTTAAGCGGGCGAAGATCGTTGCGGATCCGGCGCTGACGGCCGTCGGCGACTTCTCCATCGAAGCGGGGGAGCGCGCCGTCGAGATGTTCCTGTCGCAGGGCCGGTCCTTCAGCGCCGTGTTCTGCTCGAATGACGAAATGGCCATCGGCGCGATGCGCGCCCTGACCGCCGCGGGCCTGCGCATTCCGGAAGACGTCTCGGTCGTCGGTTTCGACGACATACGTTTCTCCCGCTACACGTCACCTCCGCTGACCACCGTGTCCCAGCCGAAGAACGCGCTGGGCCGCGAAGCCATGACCATGCTCATCGAAATCCTCAACGATCCCCAGGTGCCTCCGCGCAAGCGCGTGCTGTCAGCCGATCTGGTTGTCCGTGGCTCCACGGGTCCTCGTCGGGACCGGTAA
- a CDS encoding Gfo/Idh/MocA family protein, whose protein sequence is MSLGMGLVGPGFIAAHHLDAVRRLGDVDIVGIAGSRLESTTKRARELNAGKAYADYRELLADPAVQVVHNTTPNHLHREVSLAALRAGKHVISDKPLAATMQEARELYEAAREANLAHVVTFNYRGYPLVQQARAMVADKAIGKPVFVHGCYLQDWLTDERAYSWRLDPRLGGASSALGDIGSHWCDLAEHVTGARITAVLADLHTVVPVREAPDASAKAFSGSATRSGKRRKITSEDLASVLLRFDNGARGCVTVGQVLPGHKNDLRLEVNGREGSLAWRQEQPNELWLGHHDKANQVLTRDPALMEPGARAYAHLPAGHPEAWADAFRNVIADAYAWIRAGATAKAKPLALPTFADGYRNSLIVDAMLRSHAAGGAWQPVEDPLAPTRPTRKRG, encoded by the coding sequence ATGAGTCTCGGCATGGGGCTCGTCGGCCCAGGCTTCATCGCAGCCCATCACCTGGACGCCGTGCGTCGGCTGGGGGATGTCGACATCGTCGGCATTGCCGGCTCCCGTCTCGAATCCACGACGAAACGGGCACGTGAGTTGAATGCCGGCAAGGCGTACGCGGATTATCGCGAATTGCTTGCCGACCCTGCCGTTCAGGTCGTGCACAACACGACGCCGAACCACCTGCACCGCGAGGTTTCTCTGGCGGCCTTGCGCGCTGGCAAGCACGTCATTTCCGACAAGCCGCTGGCCGCGACGATGCAGGAGGCACGGGAGCTTTACGAAGCCGCGCGCGAGGCGAACCTCGCCCACGTCGTCACCTTCAACTATCGCGGCTATCCCCTCGTGCAGCAGGCGCGTGCCATGGTCGCCGATAAGGCGATCGGCAAGCCTGTCTTCGTGCATGGGTGCTACCTGCAGGACTGGCTCACCGACGAACGTGCGTATAGCTGGCGGCTGGACCCCAGGCTCGGCGGGGCCAGCTCCGCTCTGGGCGATATCGGGTCGCACTGGTGCGACCTGGCCGAACATGTGACCGGCGCGCGGATCACCGCCGTGCTGGCCGACCTGCACACGGTCGTGCCGGTACGTGAGGCGCCGGATGCTTCGGCAAAAGCCTTTTCCGGATCGGCGACGCGCTCCGGCAAGCGACGCAAGATCACCAGCGAAGACCTCGCCAGTGTGCTGCTGCGCTTCGATAACGGCGCACGCGGCTGCGTCACCGTGGGCCAGGTGCTGCCGGGTCACAAGAACGATCTGCGTCTCGAGGTGAACGGGCGCGAAGGCTCGCTGGCGTGGCGGCAGGAACAGCCCAACGAACTGTGGCTGGGTCATCACGACAAGGCCAACCAGGTGCTCACGCGCGATCCCGCCTTGATGGAGCCCGGCGCGCGTGCGTACGCCCACTTGCCGGCGGGCCATCCCGAAGCCTGGGCGGATGCGTTCCGCAATGTGATCGCGGATGCCTACGCATGGATCCGCGCCGGCGCCACGGCCAAGGCGAAACCCCTTGCGCTGCCGACGTTCGCCGACGGCTACCGAAACAGCCTCATCGTGGACGCCATGCTCAGAAGCCATGCCGCCGGCGGCGCGTGGCAGCCCGTTGAAGATCCACTCGCCCCCACACGACCCACGAGGAAACGCGGATGA